One Acidobacteriota bacterium DNA segment encodes these proteins:
- the gyrB gene encoding DNA topoisomerase (ATP-hydrolyzing) subunit B: protein MVEEEQSSAKETKPKKANGGTNGEYTADSIKALEGLEAVRLRPAMYIGSTGEMGLHHLVYEVVDNSVDEALAGYADRIDVTIHIDNSITVVDNGRGIPVDDMEYHGEKLPAAQVVLTVLHAGGKFDSSTYKVSGGLHGVGVSVVNALSHQLELEIWRDGFVWEQGYTKGLPTTKFKKTGTTKKRGTKVHFLPDKEIFSSIEYNYDTLAQRLRELAFLNKGLSITLTDERATDSKTGEAKQAEFKYTGGIAEFVKHLNRGKQVLHDKAIYMEAERDGVGMEIALQYNDGYSESVFSFANNINTVDGGAHLSGFRTALTRTINYAGGSKQLALLKDTESLSGDDVREGLIAVVSVKLSQPQFEGQTKGKLNSDIAGTVQAFVNERLGAFLEQNPTIARRIINKAIEAARAREAARKARDLTRRKGALDGGGLPGKLADCSERSADRCEIYLVEGESAGGTAKQGRDRRFQAILPLKGKILNVEKARYDKMLGHEEIRAMITALGCGIGKDDFDPARLRYGKVILMTDADVDGSHIRTLLLTFFFRHMTELIKRGHVYIAQPPLYRIKKGKFEQYIKDDREFVKVMVRRAADGMTIRYGEGAAKLEGPELTKFMTKLNEYLGFFDKVNKHLREERITELLPKIDFTSRADFEGSEKSVPSKVKEVEKRIKSLMKEMGLKSVETRHEEEHNTWLVSFVDSNGAERLINWELVTSPEYRQMISKYKQIAAYMDPPFIIEHAPRAEKTKAAGEAEGETPILEAETARQERGTAKRKVAVEPVEKQSSRELFDYVLSQGKKDYDVQRYKGLGEMTSTQLWETTMNPEVRSLMQVKLEDIAETETIFTTLMGEDVEARRKFIEENALDVKNLDI from the coding sequence ATAGTGGAAGAAGAGCAGAGCTCAGCCAAGGAAACGAAGCCCAAAAAGGCCAATGGCGGCACGAATGGCGAATATACCGCCGATTCCATCAAGGCTCTCGAAGGATTAGAGGCTGTTCGGCTTCGCCCGGCGATGTACATCGGATCTACGGGAGAGATGGGGCTGCATCATCTCGTCTACGAAGTTGTCGACAATTCTGTTGACGAAGCTCTGGCTGGCTATGCTGATCGCATAGACGTCACGATCCACATCGACAACTCCATCACCGTAGTCGACAACGGCCGCGGCATTCCAGTCGACGACATGGAGTATCACGGCGAAAAACTTCCCGCAGCACAGGTAGTACTTACGGTTCTGCATGCTGGCGGGAAGTTCGATTCGTCAACTTACAAAGTCTCAGGTGGTCTGCATGGCGTGGGCGTGAGCGTCGTTAACGCACTCTCGCATCAGCTCGAACTCGAGATCTGGCGCGACGGTTTCGTTTGGGAACAGGGTTACACAAAGGGACTGCCAACGACGAAGTTCAAAAAGACTGGCACCACGAAGAAGCGTGGCACCAAGGTGCACTTCCTACCCGATAAGGAAATCTTCTCGAGTATTGAGTACAACTACGACACGCTGGCGCAGCGTCTTCGCGAGCTCGCGTTTCTCAACAAGGGCCTTAGTATCACGCTAACGGACGAGCGTGCCACAGATTCCAAGACAGGCGAGGCCAAGCAGGCAGAATTCAAATACACCGGCGGTATCGCCGAATTCGTGAAGCACCTCAACCGCGGGAAGCAGGTCCTTCACGACAAAGCAATCTACATGGAAGCCGAACGCGATGGAGTTGGCATGGAGATCGCGCTGCAATACAACGACGGCTATTCCGAATCAGTTTTTTCTTTTGCGAATAACATCAACACGGTCGATGGGGGTGCACATCTTTCCGGTTTCAGAACGGCATTAACGCGTACGATCAACTACGCCGGCGGCAGCAAGCAGCTGGCCCTGCTCAAAGACACTGAAAGCCTCTCCGGCGACGACGTGCGCGAAGGACTCATTGCCGTTGTCAGCGTGAAGCTCTCGCAGCCTCAATTCGAGGGACAAACCAAGGGCAAGCTCAACTCAGATATCGCCGGCACAGTGCAGGCATTTGTAAACGAGCGCCTAGGGGCTTTTCTCGAACAGAATCCAACAATTGCGCGCCGCATTATCAACAAAGCCATTGAAGCCGCCCGCGCGCGTGAAGCAGCGCGTAAAGCTCGCGACCTAACGCGCCGTAAAGGCGCGCTCGATGGCGGAGGGCTCCCCGGCAAGCTCGCCGATTGTTCGGAGCGCAGTGCGGATCGTTGCGAAATCTATCTCGTGGAAGGTGAGTCCGCCGGCGGAACTGCCAAACAGGGACGCGACCGCCGCTTCCAGGCGATTCTGCCGCTGAAAGGCAAGATTCTGAATGTCGAGAAGGCACGTTACGACAAGATGCTGGGACACGAAGAAATCCGCGCCATGATCACGGCCCTAGGTTGCGGGATCGGCAAAGACGATTTCGATCCTGCACGGCTTCGCTATGGCAAAGTAATCCTCATGACCGATGCTGACGTGGACGGATCGCACATTCGCACGCTGCTGCTCACGTTCTTCTTCCGCCACATGACCGAGCTGATCAAGCGTGGCCACGTATACATTGCGCAGCCACCGCTCTATCGCATTAAGAAAGGCAAGTTCGAGCAGTACATCAAAGACGATCGCGAGTTCGTGAAGGTAATGGTCCGCCGCGCGGCCGATGGCATGACCATTCGTTACGGCGAAGGCGCAGCTAAGCTCGAAGGTCCTGAGCTGACAAAGTTCATGACCAAGCTTAACGAGTATCTCGGATTCTTCGACAAGGTCAACAAGCATCTCCGCGAAGAACGCATTACCGAGCTGCTGCCGAAGATTGACTTCACCTCGCGTGCAGATTTTGAGGGTTCCGAAAAAAGCGTTCCCTCAAAGGTCAAAGAAGTGGAAAAGCGAATTAAGTCACTGATGAAGGAAATGGGACTCAAGTCGGTAGAAACGCGTCACGAAGAAGAGCACAATACTTGGCTGGTGAGCTTCGTCGATTCCAACGGCGCCGAGCGGCTGATTAATTGGGAGCTGGTCACCTCTCCCGAGTACCGGCAGATGATCTCCAAGTACAAGCAGATTGCCGCGTACATGGATCCGCCCTTCATCATCGAGCACGCGCCGCGTGCAGAGAAGACCAAAGCAGCCGGCGAGGCGGAAGGTGAAACGCCAATACTCGAAGCCGAAACAGCCAGGCAGGAAAGAGGGACTGCGAAGCGCAAGGTGGCGGTCGAGCCAGTAGAGAAGCAGTCTTCCCGTGAGCTGTTTGACTATGTGCTGAGCCAGGGCAAGAAAGACTACGACGTCCAACGGTATAAAGGCCTCGGTGAAATGACCTCTACGCAGCTCTGGGAGACGACCATGAATCCCGAAGTGCGCAGCCTGATGCAAGTAAAGCTCGAAGACATTGCGGAAACAGAAACGATCTTCACCACGCTGATGGGCGAAGATGTGGAAGCGCGCCGCAAGTTCATCGAGGAAAACGCTCTGGATGTGAAGAACCTGGACATCTGA
- a CDS encoding ROK family protein encodes MPEPNRFSIGVDLGGTNMRIAAVDESGKQLELITTSTEVKRGRDLVVADICDSIRALRRKFDGRGQFAGTGIGVPGIIDMQSGTVLQSPNLPDWKNYPVREEIQRRLDSQVILENDANAAALGEKWMGAGRDAESMCMFTLGTGVGAGIVLDGKVWHGMTGMAGECGHITVFPDGVPCGCGNRGCVEQYASATAVKRMAIEAIASGKAPELARAMSENPEFSSKVVFQYALQGDASAKQIFDIVGRVLGLVLADMINTLNLPMYVLGGGLASGWEAFAPAMFEELRKRSYVYVATVPNETLPARKHTMITRALLGSDAGLIGAARLALM; translated from the coding sequence ATGCCTGAACCGAATCGCTTCTCCATAGGTGTCGACCTCGGCGGCACAAACATGCGCATTGCTGCTGTCGACGAGAGTGGCAAGCAGCTCGAACTAATCACTACCAGCACGGAGGTAAAACGTGGTCGTGATTTGGTGGTTGCCGATATTTGCGACTCGATCCGCGCGCTCCGCAGGAAGTTCGACGGTCGAGGGCAATTCGCTGGCACGGGAATCGGCGTGCCGGGAATCATCGATATGCAGAGCGGCACGGTGCTGCAGTCGCCTAACTTACCCGACTGGAAAAACTATCCTGTCCGCGAGGAGATTCAGCGGCGCCTTGATAGTCAGGTGATTCTCGAAAATGACGCCAACGCGGCGGCTCTGGGCGAAAAATGGATGGGGGCAGGCCGTGACGCCGAGTCAATGTGCATGTTCACGCTTGGCACGGGCGTTGGTGCAGGCATCGTGCTTGATGGCAAGGTCTGGCACGGCATGACGGGCATGGCCGGCGAGTGCGGCCACATCACAGTCTTTCCGGATGGCGTGCCATGCGGTTGCGGGAACCGCGGATGTGTTGAGCAGTACGCCTCGGCAACGGCTGTCAAGCGAATGGCGATCGAGGCGATCGCGAGTGGGAAGGCTCCAGAGCTCGCGCGTGCTATGAGCGAGAATCCCGAGTTCAGCTCCAAGGTTGTCTTTCAATACGCATTGCAAGGCGATGCCTCCGCCAAGCAGATATTCGACATTGTCGGACGCGTGCTTGGTCTTGTCTTAGCTGACATGATCAACACACTGAATCTACCGATGTATGTACTCGGCGGAGGACTCGCCAGCGGATGGGAGGCGTTTGCGCCGGCAATGTTCGAGGAGCTGCGCAAACGATCGTACGTTTATGTCGCCACGGTGCCAAATGAGACGCTGCCTGCGCGCAAGCACACGATGATCACGAGGGCATTGCTCGGAAGCGATGCGGGACTAATTGGCGCAGCGAGATTGGCATTGATGTGA
- a CDS encoding DUF1009 domain-containing protein, with protein sequence MSSGPLGLIAGNGRFPFLVLDAARAKGEQVVVAAIKEETQPEIIERAALDSGIRVHWLSLGELSKLIETFRREGVSRAIMAGQVKHKQIFSSIRPDWRLAKLLLSIRTRNTDALLGAISKVLGDEGITLLSSTFYLEPLLARAGVLTKRAPNEDEQKNVSYGRAVALHLAQYDIGQTVVIAESACIAVEAMEGTDATILRAGEIIRSLHHEHSPDSFLSRALTVVKVAKPKQDLRFDVPVVGVKTLQTMREAGATCLAIDAQSCLLLDSERIIEAADAAGIAIVSSDA encoded by the coding sequence ATGTCTTCTGGACCCCTCGGTCTCATTGCCGGCAACGGCCGTTTTCCATTTTTGGTACTTGATGCCGCACGGGCAAAAGGCGAGCAGGTCGTAGTAGCGGCTATCAAAGAAGAAACCCAACCTGAGATCATCGAACGAGCCGCACTCGACTCCGGCATTCGAGTTCATTGGCTCTCTCTAGGCGAATTATCGAAGCTCATCGAGACTTTCCGGCGAGAAGGCGTAAGCCGCGCCATCATGGCAGGCCAGGTTAAGCACAAGCAGATATTCTCCAGCATTCGTCCGGATTGGCGACTCGCCAAACTGCTTCTATCCATTCGCACTCGGAACACCGACGCACTGCTTGGCGCTATTAGCAAGGTATTAGGCGATGAGGGAATCACGCTTCTAAGTTCGACCTTCTACCTCGAGCCCTTGCTGGCGCGAGCCGGAGTGCTCACGAAACGCGCACCAAATGAAGATGAACAGAAGAACGTCTCGTACGGCCGCGCCGTGGCACTCCACTTGGCGCAATACGATATCGGACAAACGGTCGTGATTGCCGAATCGGCGTGCATTGCGGTGGAGGCGATGGAGGGCACCGACGCGACGATTCTGCGTGCAGGCGAGATTATCCGCAGCCTGCATCACGAACACTCGCCGGATTCATTCCTAAGTCGCGCATTAACTGTGGTGAAGGTGGCAAAGCCAAAACAGGATTTGCGCTTCGATGTTCCAGTGGTTGGAGTAAAGACACTTCAAACCATGCGAGAGGCAGGAGCTACATGTTTAGCAATCGACGCGCAGAGCTGTCTGCTTTTGGACAGCGAACGCATTATCGAAGCTGCAGATGCGGCCGGCATCGCGATCGTGAGCTCAGACGCCTAG
- a CDS encoding bifunctional DNA-formamidopyrimidine glycosylase/DNA-(apurinic or apyrimidinic site) lyase (Involved in base excision repair of DNA damaged by oxidation or by mutagenic agents. Acts as DNA glycosylase that recognizes and removes damaged bases), translating to MPELPEVETIAQSLNKRVRGDAIESVWLGRHREPLKSSAREISAALTGTRIVQVRRVGKHIVFDLEARIGQNGTALRQWIVHLGMTGRMLVCSPEEATPKHTHAIASLASGRELRFVDPRRFGRLSVAMKESFAGPGTEPLTISCDDFAKLFRRRRTPIKAALLNQKLLHGIGNIYADESLFRSGIRPKRQAARLTRAELDALHSAIKEVLKEAIKLGGSSVSDYVDAEGREGFFQLQHRVYLRTGQPCLVCKTPIKRFVLGGRGTHYCPKCQR from the coding sequence GTGCCGGAACTTCCCGAAGTCGAAACGATCGCCCAGAGCTTGAATAAACGTGTCCGAGGCGATGCAATTGAGTCCGTCTGGTTAGGAAGACATCGGGAGCCACTTAAGTCTTCTGCGCGGGAGATTTCCGCTGCGCTCACAGGAACGCGCATTGTCCAGGTGCGACGAGTTGGCAAGCACATCGTCTTCGACCTGGAAGCTCGGATTGGCCAGAATGGTACGGCCTTGCGTCAATGGATCGTTCACTTGGGAATGACCGGACGCATGCTCGTCTGTTCTCCAGAAGAAGCGACGCCCAAACACACTCATGCGATCGCTTCCCTCGCCTCAGGACGCGAGTTGCGCTTCGTCGATCCACGGCGGTTTGGGCGATTGAGCGTAGCCATGAAAGAGAGCTTTGCCGGTCCTGGCACCGAGCCCCTCACGATCAGCTGCGATGATTTTGCCAAGCTCTTCCGTCGACGAAGGACCCCGATCAAGGCTGCCCTGCTAAATCAGAAACTACTGCACGGTATTGGAAACATTTACGCCGATGAATCGCTCTTCCGCTCGGGAATTCGACCAAAGCGGCAAGCTGCAAGGCTTACTCGAGCGGAACTCGACGCCCTGCATTCTGCGATCAAAGAGGTGCTGAAAGAGGCGATCAAGCTTGGCGGATCGTCGGTTTCAGACTATGTAGATGCGGAAGGACGCGAGGGCTTTTTCCAGCTTCAACATCGCGTGTATCTGCGGACAGGCCAACCATGTCTTGTCTGCAAGACACCGATCAAACGCTTTGTGCTGGGAGGACGTGGAACGCACTATTGCCCGAAATGCCAGAGGTAA
- a CDS encoding ABC transporter permease, whose translation MLFSEIAKLAVDSFRSSKVRFALTALGMVIGTASLILVVTIGLTGKQYILNQIQAIGANMIYAYYEGGSNSSFSTVQKDELTEDDVRVVRQEVPDIVAASPMVELHDRISVGEGKQRDLLVLGVSSEYEIVRNLLIPSGRFFDEEESMTRTKVAAITVQLARRLYGNEDAAVGQVIKISNLPFTIIGTFKERVETFGQSEIAEDTILIPYTVAKYFTGTAAVKQIFFSMGDATEVPKATEEIHKVLQSRHRAQSVYHVENLTQLLAVAAQTANALTVVLLLIATVTLVVSGVGIMNIMLANVRSRIREIGIRKAVGATRQEIRLQFLTEAVFISLTGGMLGTVIGLSVPFSVRFFTEYRIPVSGLSAIIAILVASGVGIIFGTVPATRAAQLDTVEALRYE comes from the coding sequence ATGCTCTTCAGCGAGATCGCTAAGCTCGCTGTCGATTCCTTCCGCTCCAGCAAGGTGCGATTTGCGCTAACGGCGCTCGGTATGGTCATTGGGACGGCTTCACTCATCCTTGTTGTTACTATTGGCCTTACAGGAAAGCAATACATCCTCAATCAAATTCAGGCGATTGGCGCCAACATGATCTACGCCTACTACGAGGGTGGCAGCAACTCCTCGTTTAGCACCGTACAGAAGGACGAACTTACAGAAGATGACGTTCGGGTGGTTCGCCAGGAAGTGCCAGATATCGTAGCCGCCTCGCCAATGGTGGAGCTGCACGATCGCATTTCGGTGGGGGAGGGCAAGCAGCGGGATCTGCTGGTACTTGGAGTGTCCTCCGAGTACGAGATCGTGCGCAATCTGTTGATCCCTTCCGGCCGCTTCTTCGACGAAGAAGAATCGATGACGCGCACCAAAGTAGCGGCGATCACAGTTCAGCTCGCACGGCGGCTGTATGGCAACGAAGACGCGGCGGTGGGCCAGGTTATCAAGATCAGCAATCTTCCGTTCACGATTATCGGCACTTTTAAGGAGCGAGTAGAGACCTTCGGGCAATCGGAAATTGCGGAAGACACAATTCTGATTCCCTATACTGTGGCCAAATATTTCACAGGCACTGCCGCTGTGAAGCAGATCTTCTTCTCAATGGGTGATGCCACCGAGGTCCCTAAGGCCACGGAGGAGATTCACAAAGTTCTCCAATCAAGGCATCGCGCCCAGTCCGTGTATCACGTCGAGAATCTCACTCAGTTGCTGGCAGTTGCGGCGCAAACTGCCAATGCCCTGACTGTAGTTCTGCTGCTGATTGCCACGGTCACCCTTGTGGTTAGTGGCGTCGGCATCATGAACATCATGCTCGCAAACGTGCGCTCGAGAATACGAGAGATCGGAATTCGCAAGGCGGTTGGCGCTACGCGTCAGGAGATCCGGCTGCAGTTCCTGACCGAAGCCGTATTCATTTCGCTTACCGGCGGCATGCTTGGGACGGTGATCGGACTATCCGTCCCATTTTCCGTCCGATTCTTCACCGAATACCGCATTCCCGTTTCGGGGCTTTCGGCGATAATCGCCATTCTCGTAGCCTCGGGCGTCGGCATCATCTTCGGAACTGTTCCCGCAACCAGAGCTGCCCAACTCGACACAGTTGAGGCGCTTCGTTACGAGTAA
- a CDS encoding DUF4440 domain-containing protein gives MIRIIAVLLLLSPLADTQTADAGLRRILDEQTAAWNRGDLTSFMLGYWHSPDVTFFSGNKIIRGWQPTLQRYRDKYQGSGTEMGKLSFTDENIQIIGQDAALVTARWHLEMKDGKKLDGLTTLLCRRLAEGWRIVHDHSS, from the coding sequence ATGATCAGGATCATCGCTGTGCTTCTTCTACTAAGCCCTTTAGCCGACACTCAAACGGCAGACGCCGGCCTGCGGCGAATTCTGGACGAACAAACCGCAGCGTGGAATCGCGGCGATTTAACAAGTTTTATGCTGGGCTACTGGCACTCTCCCGACGTGACCTTCTTCTCCGGAAACAAGATCATTCGTGGATGGCAGCCGACATTGCAACGCTATCGCGATAAATATCAAGGATCGGGAACAGAGATGGGCAAACTGAGCTTCACGGACGAGAACATTCAAATCATCGGTCAAGACGCTGCGCTCGTGACTGCGCGCTGGCACTTGGAGATGAAAGACGGCAAGAAGCTCGACGGATTAACGACGCTATTATGCAGGCGCCTGGCGGAAGGATGGCGGATTGTGCACGATCATTCGTCTTAA
- a CDS encoding adenylosuccinate synthase, which yields MKRGNTAVVVGAQWGDEGKGKIVDVLSENFNVVARYAGGHNAGHTVIIGGKKFVLQLIPCGVLREGCRSVIGNGVVLDPIAFLKEVDSLKVSGLDVAGRLFVSNRAHVILPYHRMIELAAENAPGRVKIGTTSRGIGPAYEDKMKRGGLRLIDLLDSKLLRIHIDNACREKNTIAHALFNTEPLDPDKIYDEYSRAAERVAPFVTDTALLLNDAIAAGESVMFEGAQGTMLDIDHGTYPFVTSSSATSGGAVTGTGVAPNAIRSVVGVTKAYCTRVGEGPFPTEIKDSMGDTLRARGNEYGAVTGRPRRCGWVDLPLLRYATSINGIDWMVVTKLDVLDTLDEIPVCVGYKLGGKVSDKRIPASAGSFEKVECIYETMPGWRNSTVGTKEFAKLPQKAQDYMKYLEEKTGARVGMISTGPDRDQTILLDEFAATLRAQEMSAKRA from the coding sequence TTGAAACGAGGCAATACAGCGGTTGTTGTGGGCGCCCAGTGGGGCGATGAGGGCAAGGGCAAGATCGTCGACGTGCTCTCGGAGAACTTTAATGTCGTCGCCCGGTATGCTGGCGGACACAATGCGGGTCACACCGTCATTATCGGCGGTAAGAAATTCGTGCTCCAACTCATTCCGTGCGGCGTGCTGCGTGAAGGTTGCCGCAGCGTGATCGGCAATGGCGTGGTTCTCGATCCGATTGCCTTTCTCAAGGAAGTCGACAGTCTGAAGGTATCGGGCCTCGATGTCGCCGGCCGTCTCTTCGTCTCGAATCGCGCGCACGTGATTCTTCCTTATCACCGCATGATCGAACTCGCTGCCGAGAACGCTCCGGGGCGCGTCAAGATCGGCACCACCTCCCGCGGCATCGGTCCTGCGTACGAGGACAAGATGAAGCGCGGCGGGTTGCGCCTGATTGATCTGCTCGACTCCAAGCTCCTGAGAATTCATATTGACAATGCCTGCCGAGAGAAGAACACGATCGCACATGCGCTGTTCAACACCGAACCACTTGATCCAGACAAGATCTACGATGAATATTCGCGGGCTGCCGAGCGCGTGGCTCCGTTTGTTACCGACACTGCGCTATTGCTCAATGATGCGATTGCGGCGGGCGAATCGGTGATGTTCGAGGGCGCGCAGGGTACTATGCTCGATATCGACCACGGGACTTATCCCTTCGTTACCTCGTCGAGTGCCACATCGGGAGGGGCGGTTACTGGCACTGGGGTCGCACCGAACGCGATCCGCTCCGTAGTTGGAGTGACAAAGGCCTATTGCACACGCGTGGGAGAAGGTCCGTTCCCGACTGAAATCAAAGACTCGATGGGCGATACCTTGCGCGCGCGCGGCAATGAGTATGGAGCGGTGACGGGGCGTCCGCGACGTTGTGGCTGGGTGGATCTGCCGCTACTGCGCTATGCCACGTCAATCAACGGCATCGACTGGATGGTGGTAACGAAATTGGACGTGCTCGATACGCTTGACGAGATTCCCGTCTGCGTTGGGTACAAACTTGGCGGTAAAGTCTCAGATAAGCGTATTCCTGCCTCGGCAGGAAGCTTCGAAAAGGTTGAGTGCATTTATGAAACCATGCCAGGTTGGAGGAACTCGACAGTGGGCACAAAGGAGTTCGCCAAACTGCCCCAGAAGGCGCAGGACTACATGAAGTATCTGGAGGAGAAAACCGGCGCGCGTGTGGGCATGATCTCCACTGGGCCAGACCGCGATCAGACGATCTTACTGGACGAATTCGCCGCCACACTCCGTGCGCAGGAGATGTCCGCGAAGCGGGCGTGA
- a CDS encoding cysteine--tRNA ligase, with the protein MALQVFNTLSGRVEELKTVEEKHIRMYSCGPTVYDYGHIGNFRTFVFVDLFRRFLRQSGYTLNHVMNITDVDDKIIRNSAAKRLGVREYAARYEQAFFEDMEMLSLEKPEQIARATEHIPKMASLIAHLQKKDFAYKTDDGSYYFRIARFPQYGKLSKKDMTAISDGARVDVDEYEKDSVRDFALWKSPKPGEAKWETEIGPGRPGWHIECSAMAMEYLGDTLDVHLGGEDLIFPHHENEIAQSEAATGKSFANYWMHVRFLLVEGQKMSKSLGNFYTPRDLILKGHKPSSIRYLLSSVPYQKQLNFTFDGLRQAANSVERLRNFKARLDSGKFAAGSNPEMEVLAKSARAKVRAALDDDMNTAQALAAVFDMVREANAAGDNGKLLRDNVPALQRALADFDEIFSVLNDDDAEKIKQVLHWARAEGKPAGAAVVESTLSDTEVEALIEQRQQARKSRDFAKADAVRKQLANSGIIIEDTKDGLRWKRK; encoded by the coding sequence ATGGCGCTCCAAGTTTTCAACACACTTTCAGGTCGCGTCGAAGAGCTAAAAACCGTCGAAGAGAAACACATCCGGATGTACTCTTGCGGGCCTACGGTTTACGATTACGGCCATATCGGGAATTTTCGAACGTTTGTCTTCGTCGATCTCTTCCGCCGCTTCCTCCGGCAGAGCGGATATACGCTCAACCATGTCATGAACATCACTGACGTCGATGACAAGATCATTCGCAATTCTGCCGCTAAGCGCTTAGGTGTGCGCGAGTATGCAGCAAGGTACGAACAGGCGTTTTTTGAAGACATGGAGATGCTCTCGCTCGAGAAACCGGAGCAGATTGCCCGGGCTACGGAACACATTCCCAAAATGGCATCACTGATTGCGCATCTTCAGAAGAAGGACTTTGCCTACAAGACCGACGATGGATCCTACTATTTCCGCATCGCGAGATTCCCGCAATACGGCAAGCTTTCAAAGAAGGACATGACAGCCATCTCCGATGGCGCCCGGGTCGACGTGGATGAGTACGAAAAAGACAGCGTCCGTGACTTTGCCTTGTGGAAGTCTCCGAAGCCAGGCGAGGCGAAGTGGGAAACAGAGATTGGCCCAGGACGCCCGGGCTGGCACATCGAGTGCTCCGCTATGGCCATGGAGTATCTGGGTGACACGCTGGACGTGCATCTTGGCGGCGAGGACCTAATCTTCCCGCATCACGAAAACGAAATCGCGCAATCGGAAGCAGCTACCGGCAAGTCCTTCGCGAATTACTGGATGCACGTGCGTTTCCTGCTGGTCGAAGGCCAGAAGATGTCGAAGAGCCTCGGCAACTTCTACACGCCACGCGACCTGATTCTGAAGGGACACAAGCCGTCATCGATCCGTTATTTGCTATCGTCAGTTCCCTATCAGAAGCAGCTCAACTTTACCTTTGATGGACTCAGGCAGGCCGCCAATTCTGTGGAGCGATTGCGCAACTTCAAGGCGCGTCTCGATAGCGGAAAATTTGCAGCGGGTTCTAATCCGGAAATGGAAGTCCTTGCAAAATCCGCGCGGGCAAAAGTTCGTGCGGCGCTCGATGACGACATGAATACGGCGCAAGCGCTCGCCGCGGTCTTTGACATGGTACGAGAAGCAAATGCTGCCGGTGACAATGGCAAGCTGCTACGCGATAACGTTCCGGCGCTGCAGCGGGCGCTGGCGGATTTCGACGAGATCTTTTCTGTGCTAAACGATGACGATGCCGAGAAGATCAAGCAGGTGCTGCATTGGGCGCGAGCCGAAGGCAAGCCCGCCGGCGCAGCCGTCGTTGAATCAACTCTCAGCGATACTGAAGTGGAAGCCTTGATTGAGCAACGGCAGCAGGCACGCAAATCGCGCGATTTCGCTAAAGCCGATGCGGTGCGTAAGCAACTCGCAAATTCCGGCATAATCATTGAAGACACTAAGGATGGATTGCGCTGGAAGAGGAAGTAA
- a CDS encoding CPBP family intramembrane metalloprotease domain-containing protein, which translates to MLSGLAARVQGHLLSAYISFALLVMPIWFFGFGIADRLRVLLSSAFSRVSLAAFFAMPYAVFALPAREFRWRIQLGFLLICLAGAALLEWARRQHGTARGGWQDVIVLVTLGLSVDLRVFESAWPYAGISGLSKLVLVDLALYGYLVIRQLEGIGYDLRANLSDVVIGVREFVFLAPIAIALGLSLHFLHWHWTMPRLWLPVAAWAFTFLFIAIPEELFFRGLVQNLLERSCGRHASLVIASILFGLSHFNKRLGTASGAFNWRYVLLAAVAGIFYGRAWMARRRLMASAITHTSIDVTWGIWLR; encoded by the coding sequence ATGCTCAGCGGACTCGCGGCTCGCGTCCAGGGGCACCTTCTCTCCGCATATATCAGCTTTGCTCTGCTCGTAATGCCAATCTGGTTCTTTGGCTTTGGAATCGCGGACCGTCTACGAGTGCTTCTCAGTTCTGCATTTTCGCGCGTCTCTCTCGCGGCTTTCTTTGCCATGCCGTACGCAGTCTTTGCACTACCCGCGCGCGAGTTTCGTTGGAGAATTCAACTTGGATTCCTATTGATCTGTCTGGCAGGAGCTGCGCTGTTAGAGTGGGCACGCCGCCAGCACGGAACTGCACGCGGTGGGTGGCAGGACGTTATTGTCCTGGTGACGCTTGGACTGTCAGTGGACCTGCGGGTGTTTGAATCGGCATGGCCGTATGCCGGCATTAGCGGACTGTCGAAGCTGGTGCTGGTCGACCTGGCTCTCTACGGGTATCTCGTGATACGGCAACTTGAAGGTATTGGCTACGATCTGAGAGCGAACCTCAGCGACGTGGTAATCGGAGTGCGCGAGTTTGTTTTCCTCGCTCCGATCGCAATTGCCCTTGGATTATCTCTCCATTTCCTGCATTGGCACTGGACAATGCCGCGTCTCTGGCTTCCAGTTGCTGCGTGGGCGTTCACGTTCCTCTTTATCGCCATTCCGGAAGAGCTGTTCTTTCGGGGGCTGGTACAGAACCTTCTCGAACGCTCCTGCGGTAGGCACGCCTCGCTCGTTATCGCCTCGATACTCTTTGGGCTCTCGCATTTTAATAAGCGTCTCGGGACCGCTAGCGGCGCATTTAACTGGCGATATGTCTTGTTGGCAGCCGTCGCTGGAATTTTCTATGGGAGAGCATGGATGGCAAGGCGTCGCCTCATGGCTTCGGCGATTACCCATACGAGCATCGATGTGACCTGGGGAATTTGGCTGAGGTAA